From the genome of Setaria viridis chromosome 1, Setaria_viridis_v4.0, whole genome shotgun sequence:
GGATCCACACAATAACCTGAATCCAAACCCACACATATCCGAACAAGGGAATGGGATAAAACTTTATTTCCCTAATCCAAACACAACCAATTATTTCCTAACTCATTTCCCTATCCCTAACCCAAGTACTATCCAAACGCCACCTCTGTATGACTGTTAGAACTACCTTAATCTGACATATGAACACTCTTCAGAACTACTTGGCAAGTCAAGACTTGTGTGTTACAAATCATTTTAAACACTTCAACAgatttttgttttcttattttgtcCACCAAAAGGTAGTAAAGAGTCACATTTCTCTCCAAGTGGTCCAACATTTAATGTTTTCCAAATGAACTTAGAAGTTTCTTCACTACTTGCTTCCTTTCCCATATGTGAAAGCAAACAGCAGAAACATAGAAGGCATGAGCAGTGACTTACGAATGCCAAGTTTACGAAGGAACTTCAAAACATTAAGAACTTTCTCATCAAACACTTCACATTTGACTTTCACTATCTGAAGGCATTCTGATATAGCAGCTGATACCTCAGCTGGATCAGGGCTTCCTTTCATTTCCTCTACATTTGTAGGTACCTACAGTAAAAGGAACCAATATAATAATATCAACAACAGTGTACAATGATTCTAAAATTCAGCAGTTGCGtattttataaaatgtatacctCAAGAAATAGTTGAAGAGTGAGCTTCTCCAGAACTGGTGAATGTTCAAGAATACATGCAAGTGCACGTAAATCATCAGGCTCAGACCAGTATTTGTTGAGTAACAAACTCTTCAACTTGCTAAACATAGGGCAGCATCTCAAGTCCCTTTTGAAAATATACTGGACAAAGGGCAAGCAGAAACTATAAAATAATCCTCACTGTGAGGTGTGAGCACGACAAGTGAAAGTGTTTAGAATACTAGATGTTGACAACGCAAGCAAAAAAAGATAGGCACTATGTAACATCTCTCAATAACCTACAACAATATAGATAATGCAGATTATATAATGAGATGACTATAACAAAGGTAGAAGACAAGAGTGCAGGTAATACCATTACAGGGCAAGAAAACAACGCCAACTTCTTAGCTTCTGATAAACCTTTTAGCAGCACACAACAGTCATGGCCATCAACACTGTTATCATGATGGTCGCAAGACTTGCAATCACAATCCCAATAGTTCGCATGCCATTGTCCGCACTGGTCCAAACAGTTCTCAGGTATTCTGACAAATGCCTCCACTAATGATGGCATGCTCTCAAGAACCGGAGTACACCCATAAACTTTATCTAAACGCAGTGAAACCAGATTGGGAGCACAAATGTGTGTGCGGAAAGAATCATAAAACCCACAAATGGACTCAGTGATGCTCAGATATTTAAGGGAATCAGAAGAAATCTTCTTGACCAACGAGAATTCACATTTGTTGAACTCCAGATGTTGCAAAGCCGGGCAGCT
Proteins encoded in this window:
- the LOC117852028 gene encoding putative F-box protein At1g49610 isoform X2 — translated: MEVPVAAPERGGDLIGALPDGVLEDIIGFLPAQDAVRTCVLARRWRHLWKSAKALHVVGGDGKFRESVKELREFVDYLLLSRGGAPLDTFELRFGNFGDFNFLGFSDEDLPSLKIWFWYVVTRKARVLRLRLHNDFEGFHALPELGGLPMASKHLTRLELHGVAVYRSFPDFSSCPALQHLEFNKCEFSLVKKISSDSLKYLSITESICGFYDSFRTHICAPNLVSLRLDKVYGCTPVLESMPSLVEAFVRIPENCLDQCGQWHANYWDCDCKSCDHHDNSVDGHDCCVLLKGLSEAKKLALFSCPVMYIFKRDLRCCPMFSKLKSLLLNKYWSEPDDLRALACILEHSPVLEKLTLQLFLEVPTNVEEMKGSPDPAEVSAAISECLQIVKVKCEVFDEKVLNVLKFLRKLGIRLYDYHNKTVRLMFLSRVFVVEIGHMPLLVLSSMGFCLVY
- the LOC117852028 gene encoding putative F-box protein At1g49610 isoform X3, with translation MEVPVAAPERGGDLIGALPDGVLEDIIGFLPAQDAVRTCVLARRWRHLWKSAKALHVVGGDGKFRESVKELREFVDYLLLSRGGAPLDTFELRFGNFGDFNFLGFSDEDLPSLKIWFWYVVTRKARVLRLRLHNDFEGFHALPELGGLPMASKHLTRLELHGVAVYRSFPDFSSCPALQHLEFNKCEFSLVKKISSDSLKYLSITESICGFYDSFRTHICAPNLVSLRLDKVYGCTPVLESMPSLVEAFVRIPENCLDQCGQWHANYWDCDCKSCDHHDNSVDGHDCCVLLKGLSEAKKLALFSCPVMYIFKRDLRCCPMFSKLKSLLLNKYWSEPDDLRALACILEHSPVLEKLTLQLFLEVPTNVEEMKGSPDPAEVSAAISECLQIVKVKCEVFDEKVLNVLKFLRKLGIRFEQHGVLSSILGKYTMQSSILGKIVAANQG
- the LOC117852028 gene encoding putative F-box protein At1g49610 isoform X1, whose amino-acid sequence is MEVPVAAPERGGDLIGALPDGVLEDIIGFLPAQDAVRTCVLARRWRHLWKSAKALHVVGGDGKFRESVKELREFVDYLLLSRGGAPLDTFELRFGNFGDFNFLGFSDEDLPSLKIWFWYVVTRKARVLRLRLHNDFEGFHALPELGGLPMASKHLTRLELHGVAVYRSFPDFSSCPALQHLEFNKCEFSLVKKISSDSLKYLSITESICGFYDSFRTHICAPNLVSLRLDKVYGCTPVLESMPSLVEAFVRIPENCLDQCGQWHANYWDCDCKSCDHHDNSVDGHDCCVLLKGLSEAKKLALFSCPVMYIFKRDLRCCPMFSKLKSLLLNKYWSEPDDLRALACILEHSPVLEKLTLQLFLEVPTNVEEMKGSPDPAEVSAAISECLQIVKVKCEVFDEKVLNVLKFLRKLGIRLYDYHNKTVRLMFLSRVFVVEIGHMPLLVNSCYITAKHLEIYDIFKSVQSNLIILNSHVLVQMIS